A single window of Methanoregula sp. DNA harbors:
- a CDS encoding type II/IV secretion system ATPase subunit yields MTDQEEPEDSSLMKILGALKKPKEPEKKAEQEKPAGFAQETAGSGTGDLSDLIKKINESRQQDLQSATTHSPEKVPLGTESHLQSTSQPMSPEAAPDTVPLSKDGTKGNSTTGSVKELSVQDVRDSMGKIMAEIGSPEPVPGEKPSPSPPPVEFDIFDEPEKILQPPRAQPDTTPPAGKVAGAMGTAPKTESDEKIISVDQISDLSGLILPKGATFKIEELKLHGRVNVFEGKGTGSLPPEINEIWQREFSSSGFKDIDFEGDVISEKPSGITPFKKFGLSSLFKGIKSDQEQYNAKIHGPLVDLAFQPKPGLEEIEVYPVNEPYAYVRIIYDHATHEYTYMVLEPLLTEPEKDLLKELKERLFETLDINTKDISKDDARNRLRAVTDDIIHDYGLKLSPIQREKIFYNMSKDFIGDGLIDAIMHDKYIEDISCDGVNSVIFAYHASYESMKTTLSYHNAEELDSFVTKLAQRAGKYISIAEPILDATMSDGSRIQMTLGQEVTAHGSTFTIRKFKDEPITPTDLIEWHTFAPLSIAYIWLCVEHGKSAIFAGGTASGKTTSLNAIALFIPPMAKIVSLEDTREIKLPHPNWIPSVTRDSFDAAGRGEINMYELLRAAMRQRPEYIIVGEVRGKECQTLFQAMSTGHTTYSTTHADSVSSVVHRFENPPMDVPRNMLSALDFICIQVQARVGGKRIRRNKQIVEILDIDPRTNELITNEVFKWRSATDEINYSGKSYLLEEIMEAKGWSENRMREELKRRQEVLEWMRIKKIRHYKDVAKILISYHRDPEAVIEKVRKDLYE; encoded by the coding sequence ATGACAGATCAGGAAGAACCAGAGGACTCATCGCTGATGAAGATCCTTGGCGCTTTAAAAAAGCCAAAGGAACCAGAAAAGAAGGCTGAACAGGAAAAACCTGCCGGGTTTGCACAAGAGACTGCTGGTTCAGGTACCGGCGACTTGAGCGACCTTATCAAAAAGATAAACGAGTCAAGACAACAGGACCTGCAGTCAGCGACAACTCACTCTCCGGAGAAAGTCCCCCTTGGCACAGAATCCCACCTTCAGAGTACCTCACAACCCATGTCACCGGAGGCCGCTCCTGATACTGTTCCCCTTTCAAAGGATGGCACTAAAGGTAATAGTACTACCGGAAGCGTCAAGGAATTGAGTGTACAGGATGTTCGCGATTCTATGGGAAAGATCATGGCAGAAATTGGTTCACCGGAGCCTGTTCCCGGTGAAAAGCCTTCCCCCTCTCCCCCTCCTGTAGAATTCGACATTTTTGATGAGCCTGAAAAAATCCTTCAGCCCCCCCGGGCTCAACCCGATACCACTCCCCCGGCAGGAAAAGTGGCCGGAGCCATGGGCACCGCACCAAAGACTGAAAGCGATGAAAAGATCATATCGGTTGACCAGATTTCAGATCTGTCAGGGCTGATCCTCCCCAAAGGAGCTACGTTCAAGATCGAAGAACTCAAACTCCACGGGCGTGTCAATGTCTTTGAAGGCAAAGGCACCGGATCACTCCCCCCCGAGATCAACGAGATCTGGCAGCGTGAATTCTCAAGTTCGGGCTTTAAGGATATCGATTTTGAAGGGGATGTCATCTCGGAAAAACCATCAGGGATCACTCCTTTTAAAAAGTTCGGTCTCTCGAGCCTTTTTAAAGGCATTAAATCAGACCAGGAGCAGTATAATGCCAAGATTCATGGTCCTCTGGTTGATCTTGCGTTCCAGCCGAAACCCGGATTAGAGGAGATTGAGGTCTACCCTGTTAACGAACCCTATGCGTATGTCCGGATTATCTATGACCATGCCACCCATGAATATACCTACATGGTGCTCGAACCGCTTCTTACCGAACCTGAAAAAGACCTGTTAAAAGAGCTCAAGGAACGTCTGTTTGAAACCCTTGATATCAATACCAAGGATATTTCCAAAGATGACGCCCGGAACCGTCTTCGTGCCGTCACCGACGATATCATACATGATTACGGGCTCAAGCTATCCCCGATACAGCGCGAAAAAATTTTCTATAACATGTCCAAGGATTTTATCGGCGACGGGCTGATCGATGCGATCATGCACGACAAATATATCGAAGATATTTCGTGCGACGGTGTGAACAGCGTGATCTTTGCATACCATGCCAGCTACGAATCGATGAAAACAACCCTCTCATACCATAATGCTGAGGAACTGGACTCATTTGTTACAAAACTCGCACAGCGGGCAGGAAAATACATCTCTATTGCGGAACCGATCCTTGATGCAACAATGAGCGACGGTTCCCGTATCCAGATGACCTTGGGGCAGGAAGTCACCGCTCATGGCTCGACGTTCACTATCCGTAAGTTCAAGGATGAACCTATCACGCCCACCGATCTCATTGAATGGCATACATTTGCCCCGCTGTCGATTGCATATATATGGCTCTGTGTTGAACACGGGAAGTCTGCCATCTTTGCGGGTGGAACCGCATCAGGGAAGACCACATCGCTCAATGCTATCGCACTCTTCATCCCCCCGATGGCGAAAATCGTTTCGCTGGAAGATACCCGTGAAATCAAACTCCCCCATCCCAACTGGATACCAAGCGTCACACGGGACTCATTCGATGCGGCGGGACGGGGGGAGATCAACATGTACGAACTCCTGCGAGCAGCAATGCGACAGCGTCCTGAATACATCATCGTGGGTGAGGTTCGTGGCAAGGAATGCCAGACACTCTTCCAGGCGATGAGTACCGGCCATACTACCTATTCTACCACGCATGCGGACTCGGTTTCAAGTGTTGTGCACCGTTTCGAAAACCCGCCGATGGACGTCCCGAGGAACATGTTGTCCGCCCTTGATTTCATCTGTATCCAGGTGCAGGCGCGGGTCGGCGGCAAACGGATAAGGAGGAATAAGCAGATCGTCGAAATTCTTGATATCGATCCGAGGACGAACGAACTGATCACGAACGAGGTCTTCAAATGGCGGTCGGCTACTGATGAGATCAACTATTCAGGAAAATCCTACCTCCTCGAAGAGATCATGGAGGCGAAAGGCTGGAGCGAAAACCGGATGCGTGAGGAGCTCAAACGGAGGCAGGAAGTACTGGAATGGATGCGGATCAAGAAAATCCGGCACTACAAGGACGTGGCAAAGATCCTGATCTCGTACCACCGGGATCCGGAAGCGGTCATTGAAAAGGTGAGGAAAGACCTCTATGAATAG
- a CDS encoding PINc/VapC family ATPase — MRMVPDTSVLIDGRITSMIKTGDYNGSTIIIPEAVVAELEAQANQGREIGFSGLNELQSLCRLAEEKVIELKFSGERPSLEQVKLASGGEIDAMIRQIAIENAAQFITSDSVQAEVARAKGLNVTYLKPQITDFVPLGIDQFFDEHTIAIYLKERVCPVAKKGTISAMKLVQIRDQPTTEYELRALAQEILERAKRNPDGFIEVEKRGITVVQIGSMRIAIARRPFSDGMEITAVRPIVDVTLNDYSKADVIKKRLSGEKRGMIIAGAPGSGKTTLAQSVATYLCDSGFVVKTMEAPRELQVPDQITQYTMLDGSMQNTADVLMLIRPDFVIFDELRKNEDFRTFADMRLAGMGMVGVVHATDVRDALQRFSDRVDYGVLSQIINTIIFVKEGVITKIYDVGFTVKVPEGMTNEMYIRPVTTVTEYESKELAYDVFRYDGETIIIPVTHAAELKDAPAKALLRTSPPAPLDPVVPQVRTPATEPVPREESEKRTGWKLSEKEIQREIGRYTDGEVDVQMISDTKAVVYIDDKDVPAAIGKGGKNISAIVNKIGIGIDIKPRNELEKQKKEEEEFNLGGGVRIHIDKKQLTIVAPEHNGKIVDVFAGKEYLFTATVNENGEIHLAKNSSIAQEMIRRHSSGEVIKLRPV; from the coding sequence ATGAGAATGGTACCGGATACAAGCGTCCTTATCGACGGGCGCATCACCTCGATGATAAAAACCGGGGATTATAATGGTTCAACAATAATCATTCCTGAAGCTGTTGTCGCGGAACTCGAAGCGCAGGCAAATCAGGGACGGGAGATCGGATTTTCAGGATTGAACGAGCTCCAGTCGCTCTGCAGGCTGGCAGAGGAAAAAGTAATCGAGCTCAAATTCTCCGGAGAACGCCCTTCCTTGGAACAGGTGAAACTGGCAAGCGGCGGAGAGATCGATGCCATGATCCGCCAGATCGCGATCGAGAATGCAGCACAATTCATTACAAGCGACAGTGTGCAGGCGGAAGTAGCACGGGCAAAAGGGCTGAACGTCACGTACCTCAAACCGCAGATTACGGATTTTGTCCCGCTGGGCATCGACCAGTTCTTTGACGAACACACGATCGCCATATACCTCAAAGAACGCGTCTGTCCTGTCGCAAAGAAGGGGACGATCAGCGCGATGAAACTCGTCCAGATACGAGATCAGCCGACCACTGAATACGAACTCCGGGCACTGGCGCAGGAGATCCTTGAGCGGGCAAAGCGGAACCCCGATGGTTTCATTGAGGTGGAAAAGCGCGGAATCACCGTCGTTCAGATCGGGTCAATGCGGATCGCGATCGCCCGCCGCCCCTTTTCTGACGGCATGGAGATCACCGCAGTACGCCCTATCGTGGATGTAACCCTCAACGATTACTCAAAGGCAGATGTGATCAAAAAACGACTTTCCGGCGAGAAACGCGGGATGATCATTGCAGGTGCACCAGGGTCGGGAAAGACGACACTTGCGCAGAGTGTTGCGACTTACCTGTGCGACAGCGGGTTTGTGGTTAAGACAATGGAAGCCCCCAGGGAACTTCAGGTGCCTGACCAGATTACGCAGTACACCATGCTTGACGGGAGCATGCAGAACACCGCCGATGTACTCATGCTCATCCGCCCCGATTTTGTTATCTTTGACGAGCTGCGCAAAAACGAGGACTTCAGGACGTTTGCTGACATGCGTCTTGCTGGTATGGGGATGGTCGGCGTTGTCCATGCCACAGATGTCAGGGATGCCCTCCAGAGGTTCTCGGATCGCGTTGACTATGGTGTCCTCTCGCAGATTATCAATACCATCATCTTTGTCAAAGAGGGTGTTATCACCAAGATCTATGATGTCGGGTTTACCGTCAAGGTGCCGGAGGGGATGACAAACGAGATGTATATCCGCCCCGTCACGACCGTAACTGAGTACGAGTCCAAGGAGCTTGCCTATGACGTATTCCGGTACGATGGCGAGACCATCATCATACCGGTAACCCATGCGGCTGAACTGAAAGATGCGCCCGCAAAAGCGTTACTGCGGACAAGCCCCCCCGCGCCGTTGGACCCGGTTGTCCCACAGGTCCGGACCCCTGCAACGGAACCAGTACCACGGGAGGAGAGCGAGAAACGAACTGGATGGAAGCTCTCTGAAAAGGAGATACAGCGTGAGATCGGGAGATACACTGACGGTGAAGTAGATGTGCAGATGATCAGTGACACCAAAGCGGTCGTGTATATCGATGACAAGGATGTGCCAGCCGCAATCGGGAAGGGCGGCAAGAACATATCTGCCATTGTCAACAAGATTGGTATAGGAATCGATATCAAACCGAGGAATGAACTGGAAAAGCAGAAAAAAGAGGAGGAGGAGTTCAACCTTGGCGGCGGTGTCAGGATCCATATCGATAAAAAACAGTTAACGATTGTCGCCCCTGAGCATAATGGCAAGATCGTAGATGTCTTTGCGGGTAAGGAATACCTCTTCACTGCTACGGTGAATGAAAACGGTGAGATCCACCTTGCCAAGAACTCAAGTATAGCCCAGGAGATGATCCGGCGTCATTCTTCAGGAGAAGTCATCAAACTTCGGCCGGTATGA
- a CDS encoding type II secretion system F family protein translates to MNSYERFCFNLLGKRMKAQREQYASLRNDLLSSRSKTPFEVYLSTALVSSFIVGIGMAVVLGSVTYLLDLPTLIAKMYKGQVPDVIFGLSAYSLILGTLFAVIFSLAFFGGFTYIAFLIYPNITAGNRRRSIDSSIPYAINYITSMSTAGITPAEVFRLLGDSPIYGESAVEARYIAREIDIFGRDLIDALRLVSASTPSPRMKEFLQGAMASISSGGNLTEYFRTKAKQYALENRQSQKQFLDTLGLIAESYVTAIVAGMLFLIILQSIMSVLGGEKTPLMLYAVIYLMIPFGTMMFVIMIDSMTPET, encoded by the coding sequence ATGAATAGTTACGAGCGGTTCTGCTTTAACCTGTTAGGCAAAAGGATGAAGGCACAGCGGGAACAGTACGCGAGCCTGAGAAACGATCTCTTGTCCTCCCGTTCCAAAACACCGTTCGAAGTCTACCTATCCACTGCACTGGTGAGTTCCTTTATCGTGGGAATCGGCATGGCGGTGGTGCTCGGTTCAGTGACGTACCTGCTTGACCTCCCAACATTAATCGCCAAAATGTACAAGGGACAGGTCCCAGATGTTATTTTTGGACTTTCAGCATACAGCCTTATCCTTGGAACCCTTTTTGCCGTCATATTTTCGCTCGCCTTTTTCGGGGGTTTTACCTATATCGCTTTCCTGATCTACCCGAATATTACCGCAGGGAACCGAAGAAGAAGCATAGATTCAAGCATCCCGTATGCGATCAATTATATTACCTCTATGTCCACAGCCGGTATCACCCCGGCAGAAGTTTTCAGGTTGCTTGGGGACAGCCCTATCTATGGCGAGAGTGCCGTAGAAGCCCGGTATATAGCCCGGGAGATTGATATATTCGGGAGGGATCTTATTGACGCCCTGCGTCTTGTATCCGCAAGCACCCCAAGCCCGCGGATGAAAGAGTTCCTTCAGGGAGCAATGGCGAGCATCTCATCGGGCGGAAACCTCACCGAGTATTTCCGGACAAAGGCAAAACAGTACGCACTTGAGAACCGCCAGTCCCAGAAACAGTTTCTGGACACGCTTGGGCTGATTGCAGAATCCTATGTGACGGCAATTGTTGCCGGCATGCTGTTTTTGATCATCCTCCAGTCGATCATGTCGGTGCTCGGTGGAGAAAAGACCCCGCTGATGCTATATGCAGTCATTTACCTGATGATCCCGTTTGGCACGATGATGTTTGTGATTATGATCGACTCCATGACCCCGGAGACATAA
- the minD gene encoding cell division ATPase MinD: MVKVYTIASGKGGTGKTTVSVNLGTILSQLGKETFLMDADIGMANVGLILGLQDAPVTLHEILAGKGTLNEAIYEGPAGLKVIPSGLSLQGFQQADPERIRDVMADIIKRCEFLIIDAPAGISKDGVVPLAVADEVILVVNPELSSIVDALKTKILTEVVGGQVLGSIINRVDQDKIDVITKKMEKVLGVKVIGIIPEDSNVRRASAAKTPIVLKFPTSPASLAFKRIASELIGVAYKEEKSAIPREGFIDRFSKALFKRK, translated from the coding sequence ATGGTCAAGGTATACACAATTGCATCCGGTAAAGGAGGTACTGGGAAGACAACTGTTTCAGTCAATCTTGGAACGATACTCTCGCAACTCGGGAAAGAGACGTTCCTGATGGACGCGGACATCGGGATGGCAAATGTCGGCCTGATCCTTGGCCTCCAGGATGCACCGGTTACCCTCCATGAGATACTTGCCGGCAAGGGCACGTTGAACGAAGCGATTTATGAAGGGCCTGCAGGACTGAAAGTTATCCCGAGCGGGCTCTCATTGCAGGGGTTCCAGCAGGCAGATCCCGAACGGATCCGGGATGTGATGGCAGATATTATCAAACGGTGTGAGTTTTTAATCATCGATGCTCCTGCCGGCATCAGTAAGGATGGTGTGGTCCCCCTTGCTGTTGCTGATGAAGTCATCCTTGTCGTGAACCCAGAACTCTCATCAATTGTCGACGCCCTCAAGACCAAGATTCTCACCGAAGTCGTCGGGGGGCAGGTGCTCGGGTCCATCATCAACCGGGTTGACCAGGACAAGATCGATGTCATCACCAAGAAGATGGAGAAAGTCCTTGGCGTAAAAGTGATCGGGATTATTCCCGAAGACTCCAATGTGCGCAGGGCGTCAGCGGCAAAGACACCCATCGTCCTCAAATTTCCTACCTCCCCTGCGAGCCTCGCATTCAAGCGGATCGCTTCGGAACTAATCGGGGTCGCATACAAGGAAGAAAAAAGCGCCATTCCGAGGGAAGGGTTTATCGACCGGTTTTCAAAAGCCCTGTTTAAGAGAAAATAG
- a CDS encoding peptidase A24: MIVIEMLVSSLAVLATLGYASYLDIRDRRVPFVYWMPMLCVGIPCTGYLLWEKTGNGSLVAGYLSLIATFLYADYLDNRGRTDSIGLVWYYRKSAVFIYLTIVLVLPVLAWFVLAGNANVQILPWYAMFAGIISYVTYLVYQQGRGGEGNPKRKRAAPKPETGTAEAIRRWYFVLLIMIFMITSGLLFYGAWGMPALSILFLSVFCGVFYIFGRLHFFGGADAWALIFISFCIPVFPVTPLLGVPPLGFLAFSVLINALILNLVAPIGIFLINIIHGNRAPLMYLFFGFPVKGDEIQKSWGFVMEDFKDRNGEVERKFIGFFDAIRRMYTGEGRVYTKDLREHPEEYAAQLAMYRKAGLVWISYAVPFIIPITAGLVSAIVFGDFLFTIMRIVSGA; the protein is encoded by the coding sequence ATGATTGTCATCGAGATGCTGGTATCTTCGCTCGCGGTTCTTGCCACTTTAGGTTATGCTTCGTATCTCGATATCAGGGATCGACGCGTGCCTTTCGTGTATTGGATGCCGATGCTGTGCGTAGGTATCCCCTGCACGGGATACCTGCTCTGGGAAAAGACTGGTAACGGGAGCCTTGTCGCAGGGTACCTCTCGCTCATCGCGACGTTCCTGTATGCCGATTACCTTGACAACCGGGGAAGGACGGACTCGATTGGTCTGGTATGGTATTACCGGAAATCCGCGGTCTTTATATATCTCACGATCGTCCTCGTCCTGCCGGTCCTCGCGTGGTTTGTCCTCGCCGGCAATGCAAATGTCCAGATTCTCCCATGGTACGCAATGTTTGCCGGGATCATCTCCTATGTCACATACCTGGTTTACCAACAGGGCCGGGGTGGGGAGGGGAATCCGAAACGGAAGCGGGCTGCACCGAAGCCTGAGACTGGCACTGCTGAAGCGATCCGCCGCTGGTATTTCGTTCTGCTTATCATGATCTTTATGATAACCTCCGGTCTTTTATTCTACGGCGCCTGGGGGATGCCGGCGCTTTCTATCCTCTTCCTCTCAGTCTTCTGCGGGGTATTCTATATTTTCGGAAGGTTGCACTTCTTTGGGGGGGCTGATGCGTGGGCCCTCATATTCATCTCGTTCTGTATCCCGGTGTTTCCGGTAACCCCGCTCCTCGGAGTCCCGCCGCTTGGTTTCCTCGCGTTCTCCGTCCTGATCAATGCCCTCATCCTCAACCTTGTCGCCCCGATCGGGATCTTCCTGATCAATATCATCCATGGAAATCGGGCCCCGCTGATGTACCTGTTCTTCGGATTTCCGGTTAAGGGTGACGAGATCCAGAAATCGTGGGGCTTCGTGATGGAGGATTTCAAGGATAGAAATGGCGAGGTGGAACGGAAATTCATCGGGTTCTTCGATGCGATACGCAGGATGTATACCGGGGAGGGGAGGGTCTATACCAAGGATCTTCGCGAACACCCCGAAGAGTACGCTGCACAGCTGGCGATGTACCGTAAAGCGGGTCTGGTCTGGATTTCGTATGCAGTGCCGTTCATCATCCCGATCACTGCGGGTCTGGTCAGTGCGATTGTATTCGGCGATTTCCTCTTTACGATTATGAGAATTGTAAGTGGTGCGTAA
- a CDS encoding roadblock/LC7 domain-containing protein has translation MKLPAGTDGGVITDPQGEEANQQLMGFRGAVEIDTQLGQGFLLTNHGTLIAAYFKDMSGSFKGKSALDHMGSVQSDEAGYHQTFKLRLYSEDEFQKAVEVCDNEGLMLGIQKKEPVAHLPHLLDETKLKKMLTLPGVIAISAFFEGFSVQSLGEADFEHVAALAEDLLRAGFKITREMDMGELDQLILETATNKIIIAPCGDLFLCVFTHNDAQLGLVRVAIKNLQSDLGGVA, from the coding sequence ATGAAACTTCCAGCAGGGACCGATGGCGGGGTTATTACAGACCCGCAGGGTGAGGAAGCAAACCAGCAGCTGATGGGATTCAGGGGAGCAGTTGAGATCGATACGCAGCTGGGGCAGGGCTTCCTGCTCACCAATCACGGTACCCTGATTGCTGCATATTTTAAGGATATGAGTGGTTCGTTTAAGGGAAAATCAGCCCTCGACCACATGGGTTCCGTCCAATCCGATGAGGCAGGATATCATCAGACATTCAAGCTCCGCTTGTATAGTGAAGACGAATTCCAGAAAGCGGTTGAAGTATGCGACAACGAAGGACTGATGCTTGGAATACAAAAAAAAGAACCGGTGGCGCACCTCCCGCATCTACTTGACGAAACAAAACTCAAAAAGATGCTGACCCTTCCCGGGGTTATCGCCATATCAGCGTTTTTTGAGGGTTTTTCAGTCCAGTCGCTGGGAGAAGCAGATTTCGAGCATGTTGCTGCACTCGCAGAAGACCTGCTGCGTGCAGGGTTCAAGATCACCAGGGAGATGGATATGGGCGAGCTTGACCAGCTTATCCTTGAGACTGCCACAAACAAGATCATCATTGCGCCATGTGGTGACCTGTTTTTATGTGTGTTTACCCATAACGACGCTCAGCTAGGGCTGGTCCGGGTGGCGATAAAAAATCTCCAGTCGGATCTTGGGGGAGTAGCCTGA
- a CDS encoding 4-vinyl reductase: MEKKKIGREDFEALLKGEKDITPYIELNPVTGSYSVFGVKTASNPNYLVKAIYEMYEANLGRKLAVQAVRKLFRSVGMGSVGLDNLLKKLGMDLKPAEFLILVFKLQHQQGWGAPFELVEQSDKRIKLRTKQTFESQVMKDWNMPVCGLHRGWIEGVLSAVTGKNWFCLETKCHAQGDDACEFVADQVESSWKFKAQAIVKGDSAITEYIEHKPLEGKIKLIDDPVVMMPRFIFTSMMNSLKKTMGEMPAGGVNYRAYMDMGKENVGHYKKMGIDKPNILSDMAFAFYSQMGWFSIIKTEWNEAAKTKTMTLSHTVESEAFGSIGKNVCFCTAGLLAGIIEGSFGIKVQAREIKCRSKGDEHCVFTITNKPENPQ; the protein is encoded by the coding sequence ATGGAAAAAAAGAAGATCGGGCGTGAGGATTTTGAAGCCCTTCTTAAAGGTGAAAAAGACATCACACCATACATCGAGTTGAATCCTGTCACCGGTTCATATTCTGTTTTTGGTGTTAAAACAGCAAGCAACCCGAATTATCTTGTTAAGGCAATCTATGAAATGTATGAAGCCAACCTCGGCAGAAAACTTGCAGTTCAGGCAGTCCGAAAGCTCTTCAGGTCTGTTGGCATGGGATCTGTCGGACTCGACAATCTGCTAAAAAAACTTGGCATGGATCTCAAACCGGCTGAATTTCTGATACTCGTGTTCAAGCTCCAGCACCAGCAGGGATGGGGTGCCCCGTTTGAACTTGTTGAGCAAAGTGACAAACGGATCAAACTACGCACAAAACAGACCTTTGAATCACAGGTCATGAAAGACTGGAACATGCCGGTATGTGGCCTTCACCGGGGCTGGATTGAGGGGGTCCTGAGTGCAGTTACCGGCAAAAACTGGTTCTGTCTTGAGACCAAATGCCACGCACAAGGCGACGATGCGTGTGAGTTTGTTGCCGATCAGGTCGAATCCAGCTGGAAGTTCAAGGCGCAGGCAATCGTGAAAGGCGACTCCGCCATAACAGAATATATCGAGCACAAACCCCTTGAAGGCAAAATCAAGCTGATTGATGACCCTGTCGTCATGATGCCACGCTTCATCTTCACATCCATGATGAACTCGTTAAAAAAGACGATGGGTGAGATGCCGGCGGGTGGGGTCAACTACCGTGCATATATGGATATGGGTAAGGAAAACGTTGGGCACTACAAGAAGATGGGAATCGATAAACCCAATATCCTCTCCGACATGGCATTTGCCTTCTACTCCCAGATGGGGTGGTTCAGTATCATCAAAACGGAATGGAATGAAGCGGCAAAAACCAAAACGATGACGCTTTCGCATACGGTTGAGTCCGAAGCGTTTGGCAGTATCGGCAAAAATGTCTGCTTCTGTACAGCCGGGCTTCTTGCGGGCATCATCGAAGGTTCGTTCGGTATAAAAGTTCAGGCGCGGGAGATAAAGTGCCGGTCCAAAGGCGATGAACACTGTGTTTTTACCATCACCAATAAACCCGAAAATCCCCAATAA
- the hisI gene encoding phosphoribosyl-AMP cyclohydrolase: MPLKFADGLIPVVVKDTRTCEVLMVAYADERAVDLTRSTGFAHYYSRSRNKIWKKGEESGHVQKVVRILVDCDGDCLIYEVKQTGAACHTGYPSCFYRTLEGEVISEPVFDPDKVYVKKPGKN, encoded by the coding sequence ATTCCCTTGAAATTTGCTGATGGGTTGATTCCTGTTGTGGTCAAGGATACAAGGACTTGCGAGGTACTGATGGTTGCATATGCGGATGAACGGGCTGTCGATCTTACCCGGTCAACCGGGTTTGCCCATTACTACAGCAGGAGCAGGAATAAGATCTGGAAGAAGGGAGAGGAGAGCGGGCATGTCCAGAAGGTTGTGCGGATCCTCGTTGACTGTGACGGAGACTGCCTGATCTACGAAGTGAAACAGACCGGTGCCGCATGCCATACCGGCTATCCAAGCTGTTTTTACCGCACCCTTGAAGGTGAAGTTATTTCTGAACCAGTATTTGATCCCGATAAGGTATACGTCAAAAAACCTGGGAAAAACTGA
- a CDS encoding roadblock/LC7 domain-containing protein, whose amino-acid sequence MLKPLLEEFLKVEGVSAAVVVGRDGFVIESAVSGKVDIEALGAMASTGLGTSEAMGTTLGKGELSQMLVELEKGPIILSPLSADELIAIVADSSSNIGRIRYELKKNKERIIAAL is encoded by the coding sequence ATGTTAAAGCCGTTACTCGAGGAATTTTTGAAAGTTGAAGGAGTATCAGCAGCAGTGGTTGTTGGAAGGGATGGGTTTGTTATTGAGAGTGCGGTCTCGGGAAAGGTCGATATAGAAGCACTTGGCGCCATGGCATCGACGGGTCTTGGCACATCGGAAGCAATGGGCACAACGCTTGGGAAAGGAGAACTATCCCAGATGCTCGTTGAGCTGGAAAAAGGTCCAATCATCCTTTCACCACTCTCCGCAGATGAACTGATTGCGATAGTTGCTGACAGCTCCTCCAATATTGGCAGGATCCGGTACGAATTAAAGAAAAATAAGGAACGGATTATCGCTGCCCTATAA